One part of the Streptomyces lienomycini genome encodes these proteins:
- a CDS encoding SAM-dependent methyltransferase has protein sequence MTGQSSSIDCTRPSIARVYDYLLGGKDNYAVDREIGDVFKRDLPGSVAIAFANRAALTRAVEQIVTTTGVRQFIDLGSGLPTADNVHQVAQRRAPDTRVVYVDTDPQVLVHGRALLEENDRTRVVPVDVRDPAGVRGHPDTLELIDFDRPVAVMFSAILHHVNDEEDPAGIVRYWREHVPSGSYFFVSHFRCGNNPETAEAEKVLQATFGRGRWRTDREIETLLDGLEILEPGIVPASLWRPASTAADGPWDGDDERELTVWERLIAAGLARKP, from the coding sequence ATGACGGGACAGAGTTCCTCCATCGACTGCACCAGGCCCAGCATCGCCCGCGTCTACGACTACCTGCTCGGAGGCAAGGACAACTACGCGGTGGACCGGGAGATCGGTGACGTCTTCAAACGCGACCTTCCCGGTTCGGTGGCGATCGCCTTCGCCAACCGCGCGGCGTTGACCCGGGCGGTGGAGCAGATCGTGACGACGACCGGGGTGCGGCAGTTCATAGACCTCGGCAGCGGTCTCCCCACGGCCGACAACGTGCACCAGGTCGCGCAACGCCGGGCGCCGGACACCCGGGTCGTGTACGTCGACACCGACCCCCAGGTGCTGGTCCACGGCCGGGCGCTGCTGGAGGAGAACGACCGGACGCGGGTGGTACCCGTCGACGTACGCGACCCCGCAGGGGTGCGCGGTCACCCGGACACCCTTGAGCTGATCGACTTCGACCGCCCCGTCGCCGTCATGTTCAGCGCCATCCTCCACCACGTCAACGACGAGGAGGACCCCGCCGGGATCGTCCGCTACTGGCGCGAACACGTGCCGTCCGGCAGCTACTTCTTCGTCAGCCACTTCCGCTGCGGGAACAACCCCGAGACGGCGGAGGCCGAGAAGGTCCTCCAGGCGACGTTCGGCCGCGGCCGGTGGCGGACCGACCGGGAGATCGAGACCCTGCTCGACGGGCTGGAGATCCTCGAGCCGGGAATAGTGCCGGCGTCCCTGTGGCGGCCCGCGTCCACCGCCGCCGACGGCCCCTGGGACGGCGACGACGAGCGGGAACTGACCGTCTGGGAGCGGCTCATCGCCGCCGGACTGGCCCGCAAGCCGTGA
- a CDS encoding 2'-5' RNA ligase family protein: MARTGTTAVLAVLPDAAPLLELAAGVDAHAVRPGVPAHAALLYPWLAADEVGAPELHRLRAVLPTGPLSVRLSTVERSGGFVGVPVPGLNGVAAAVRSAFPARVPYGGRFGPNPPVHVTVALDADPAAAADIADRAAAALPITAAISTLHVVALTPEGWRSLAELPLDG, encoded by the coding sequence TTGGCACGGACGGGGACGACCGCGGTGCTGGCGGTGCTGCCCGACGCCGCACCGCTGCTGGAACTGGCCGCCGGGGTGGACGCGCACGCGGTACGACCGGGCGTGCCCGCGCACGCCGCGCTGCTCTACCCGTGGTTGGCCGCCGACGAGGTCGGTGCCCCGGAACTGCACCGGCTCCGGGCCGTGCTGCCGACCGGACCGCTCTCCGTACGCCTGTCCACCGTCGAACGATCCGGCGGCTTCGTCGGAGTCCCGGTGCCCGGACTGAACGGCGTGGCGGCGGCCGTTCGTTCCGCCTTCCCGGCGCGGGTCCCCTACGGGGGCCGGTTCGGCCCGAACCCGCCGGTGCACGTCACCGTGGCCCTGGACGCGGATCCGGCGGCCGCCGCCGACATCGCCGACCGGGCCGCCGCCGCGCTGCCGATCACGGCCGCGATCAGCACCCTGCACGTGGTGGCCCTCACCCCCGAGGGCTGGCGGAGTCTCGCCGAACTGCCGTTGGACGGCTAG
- a CDS encoding VOC family protein — translation MSTIRHFQVTFDCAEPERVARFWCEVLGYTVPSPPEGFATWDDFDRSRAPEEQGARFACGDPSGVGPRLFFQRVPEGKVVKNRVHLDVRVGTGLVGDERLATLEAERTRLVALGAVHVRTLYADEDNESCIVMQDVEGNEFCLD, via the coding sequence ATGTCGACGATCAGGCACTTCCAGGTCACCTTCGACTGCGCGGAGCCCGAGAGGGTCGCTCGCTTCTGGTGCGAGGTGCTGGGGTACACCGTCCCGTCGCCGCCGGAGGGCTTCGCCACGTGGGACGACTTCGACCGCTCCCGGGCTCCCGAGGAGCAGGGGGCGCGGTTCGCGTGCGGTGATCCCTCGGGGGTGGGACCGCGGCTGTTCTTCCAGCGCGTTCCCGAGGGCAAGGTCGTCAAGAACCGGGTGCATCTCGACGTGCGGGTCGGCACCGGACTCGTGGGGGACGAACGCCTGGCCACGCTCGAGGCCGAACGCACACGGCTGGTCGCGCTCGGCGCGGTGCACGTGCGCACCCTGTACGCCGACGAGGACAACGAGTCGTGCATCGTGATGCAGGACGTCGAGGGCAACGAGTTCTGCCTCGACTGA
- a CDS encoding (5-formylfuran-3-yl)methyl phosphate synthase encodes MLLLISPDSVEEALECAKAAQYLDIVDVKKPDEGSLGANYPWVIREIRAAVPADKPVSATVGDVPYKPGTVAQAALGAAVSGATYIKVGLYGCTTPEQAVDVMRGVVRAVKDHRPDAFVVASGYADAHRIGCVNPLALPDIARRSGSDAAMLDTAVKDGTRLFDHLPADVCAEFVRRAHAAGLLAALAGSVKAGDLAELARIGTDIVGVRGAVCEGGDRDSGRIQPHLVAAFRAEMDRHVREHATPAPAN; translated from the coding sequence TTGTTGCTTCTCATATCTCCGGACAGTGTCGAGGAAGCCCTCGAGTGCGCGAAGGCGGCCCAGTACCTCGACATCGTCGACGTCAAGAAGCCCGACGAGGGCTCGCTCGGCGCCAACTACCCCTGGGTCATCAGAGAGATCCGCGCGGCGGTCCCGGCGGACAAGCCGGTGTCCGCCACGGTGGGAGACGTACCGTACAAGCCCGGTACGGTGGCCCAGGCGGCGCTCGGCGCGGCCGTCTCCGGAGCCACCTACATCAAGGTCGGCCTCTACGGGTGCACGACGCCCGAGCAGGCCGTCGACGTCATGCGGGGGGTCGTCCGGGCAGTGAAGGACCACCGGCCGGACGCGTTCGTCGTCGCCTCCGGCTACGCCGACGCCCACCGGATCGGCTGCGTCAACCCGCTCGCACTGCCCGACATCGCCCGCCGCTCCGGCTCCGACGCCGCCATGCTCGACACCGCGGTGAAGGACGGAACGCGCCTGTTCGACCACCTGCCGGCCGACGTCTGCGCGGAGTTCGTACGACGCGCGCACGCGGCCGGACTCCTCGCCGCCCTGGCGGGCAGCGTCAAGGCGGGCGACCTCGCCGAGCTGGCGCGCATCGGCACGGACATCGTCGGCGTGCGCGGCGCGGTGTGCGAGGGAGGCGACCGCGACTCCGGCCGCATCCAACCGCACCTGGTGGCCGCCTTCCGGGCGGAGATGGACCGGCACGTCCGGGAACACGCGACTCCCGCCCCCGCGAACTGA
- a CDS encoding aldehyde dehydrogenase family protein, producing MPGSHEGHFAVVDPATGEAFDEAPDQQPHELDAVVERAHAAWRGWRADPAARTAALLTAADAVEAAEAELAALLTREQGKPLAESYAEVARTAARMRYFAQLDPGVQPITDGRPVRSEVRWRSLGPVAAIVPWNFPLQLASAKFAPALAAGNTVVLKPSPYTPLATRLLASVVADALPEDVLTVVTGREPLGAGLAAHPGIRHVTFTGSVPTGRAVASGAAASLARVTLEMGGNDAAVLLDDVQVDRIADRLFWAAFRNCGQVCMAVKRVYAPARLHAHVVEALAHRAKTTVVGPGLDPDSRLGPLNNAAQLARTEHLAAGALADGALAAAGGHRLDLPGYFFAPTILTNVPPDSPVVREEQFGPVLPVLPYDDLDDAVEAANDTGFGLGGSVWGTDPERAEAVADRLECGTAWVNHHAELSLAQPFAGAKESGVGVAGGPWGLYGNLRPFVVHRREGD from the coding sequence GTGCCCGGAAGCCACGAGGGACACTTCGCCGTCGTCGATCCGGCGACGGGCGAGGCCTTCGACGAGGCCCCGGACCAACAGCCCCACGAACTCGACGCCGTCGTCGAGCGGGCCCACGCCGCCTGGCGCGGCTGGCGAGCCGACCCCGCCGCCCGAACCGCCGCGCTCCTGACCGCCGCCGACGCCGTGGAGGCGGCCGAAGCGGAACTCGCCGCGCTGCTCACCCGCGAACAGGGCAAGCCCCTGGCCGAGTCGTACGCGGAGGTCGCCCGTACGGCGGCGCGGATGCGCTACTTCGCCCAACTAGACCCGGGCGTACAGCCGATCACGGACGGCCGGCCGGTACGCAGCGAGGTCCGCTGGCGATCGCTCGGACCCGTCGCCGCGATCGTGCCCTGGAACTTCCCCCTCCAACTGGCGTCGGCGAAGTTCGCCCCGGCGCTCGCCGCGGGCAACACGGTGGTCCTCAAGCCGTCCCCGTACACACCCCTCGCCACGCGGCTCCTGGCGTCCGTCGTCGCCGACGCCCTGCCCGAGGACGTACTGACGGTCGTCACCGGCCGAGAACCCCTCGGCGCCGGGCTCGCGGCCCACCCCGGGATCCGCCACGTGACCTTCACCGGGTCGGTGCCCACCGGACGGGCCGTCGCGTCGGGCGCGGCGGCCTCGCTCGCCCGGGTCACCCTCGAGATGGGCGGCAACGACGCCGCCGTCCTGCTGGACGACGTCCAGGTGGACCGGATCGCCGACCGGCTCTTCTGGGCGGCGTTCCGCAACTGCGGGCAGGTGTGCATGGCGGTCAAGCGCGTCTACGCCCCGGCCCGACTCCACGCCCACGTGGTCGAGGCCCTCGCCCACCGCGCCAAGACGACCGTGGTCGGTCCCGGGCTCGACCCCGACTCCCGACTCGGGCCGCTCAACAACGCGGCCCAACTGGCCCGGACCGAGCACCTCGCGGCCGGGGCCCTCGCGGACGGCGCCCTGGCCGCGGCCGGCGGACACCGCCTGGACCTGCCGGGCTACTTCTTCGCCCCGACCATTCTGACCAACGTGCCGCCCGACAGCCCCGTCGTGCGGGAGGAGCAGTTCGGCCCGGTCCTGCCCGTCCTGCCGTACGACGACCTCGACGACGCCGTGGAGGCGGCCAACGACACGGGATTCGGCCTGGGCGGCTCGGTGTGGGGCACCGACCCGGAGCGGGCCGAGGCCGTGGCCGACCGCCTGGAGTGCGGGACGGCATGGGTCAACCACCACGCCGAACTCTCCCTCGCCCAGCCCTTCGCGGGCGCCAAGGAGAGCGGTGTCGGCGTCGCGGGCGGCCCGTGGGGCCTGTACGGAAACCTCAGACCCTTCGTCGTGCACCGTCGGGAGGGGGACTGA
- a CDS encoding alcohol dehydrogenase catalytic domain-containing protein: MRFRAAVLRSYEDRFAVEDVLLNTGPAEGEVLVRIAGCGMCRTDLAVRRSAGRSPLPAVLGHEGAGVVVRTGGAGTGLTVGDHVVLSFDSCGHCHACLGAAPAYCDSFAALNLFGGRAENAARFTDATGGALAPRWFGQSSFAEYAMVPARNAVRVDPALPLELLGPLGCGFLTGAGAVLNSFRAGPGDTLAVFGAGAVGLAAVMAAAAAGAVTVAVDRHVGRLALAERFHAVPVHAASADLPARVRRLTGGGARYALDTTGDAELINDALRSLRPTGRLGLVARLGATLPLEPGTLDRGRSVSHICEGDAVPGLLIPRLTELWRAELFPFDQLIRTYPLADINEAEQDCDAGRVVKPVLIPDRPPPA; this comes from the coding sequence ATGAGGTTCCGTGCGGCGGTACTGCGCTCGTACGAGGACCGGTTCGCCGTCGAGGACGTCCTTTTGAACACGGGGCCCGCCGAGGGGGAGGTCCTGGTCCGGATCGCGGGCTGCGGAATGTGCCGGACCGATCTCGCGGTCCGGCGTTCGGCGGGCCGCTCCCCGCTGCCGGCCGTACTCGGTCACGAGGGCGCCGGAGTCGTGGTGCGGACGGGCGGCGCGGGGACCGGCCTGACCGTCGGAGACCATGTCGTGCTGAGCTTCGACTCCTGCGGACACTGCCACGCCTGCCTGGGCGCGGCCCCCGCCTACTGCGACTCCTTCGCCGCGCTGAACCTCTTCGGCGGGCGCGCGGAGAACGCCGCGCGGTTCACCGACGCGACCGGAGGCGCACTGGCCCCCCGTTGGTTCGGCCAGTCCTCGTTCGCCGAGTACGCGATGGTCCCCGCCCGCAACGCCGTGCGCGTCGACCCCGCGCTGCCCCTGGAACTTCTGGGCCCGCTCGGCTGCGGCTTCCTCACCGGAGCCGGGGCGGTCCTCAACTCCTTCCGCGCCGGCCCCGGCGACACCCTCGCGGTGTTCGGCGCGGGAGCGGTGGGCCTGGCCGCGGTGATGGCGGCCGCCGCGGCCGGGGCGGTGACCGTGGCCGTCGACCGGCACGTCGGGCGGCTGGCCCTCGCCGAGCGCTTCCACGCGGTCCCCGTGCACGCCGCGTCGGCCGACCTGCCCGCCCGTGTCCGGCGGCTGACCGGCGGCGGCGCGCGGTACGCCCTGGACACCACGGGCGACGCCGAGCTGATCAACGACGCGCTCCGGTCCCTGCGCCCGACCGGTCGCCTCGGCCTGGTGGCACGGCTCGGCGCCACGCTGCCGCTCGAACCCGGAACACTGGACCGGGGCCGCAGCGTCTCCCACATCTGCGAGGGCGACGCGGTCCCCGGACTGCTGATCCCGCGGCTGACCGAGCTGTGGCGGGCCGAGCTGTTCCCCTTCGACCAACTGATCCGTACGTATCCGCTCGCCGACATCAACGAGGCCGAACAGGACTGCGACGCGGGCCGCGTCGTCAAACCCGTACTGATCCCGGACCGGCCCCCACCCGCATGA
- a CDS encoding class I SAM-dependent methyltransferase — protein MADTARRDSGVEGVDGGVGRTALLVAAARAIETYRPDSLAQDVHAEHFVLAAPASAGWPVRMWQVPDGDANPLWGRFARYFGLRTRVLDDFLLRAVHADGVRQVVLLGAGLDTRAFRLAWPSGCVVFEIDREGVLAFKHKVLDGLSAIPRTTRVPVATDLRADWAGALTDAGFDPAAPTAWLVEGLLFYLPGAAETYLVNTVDRLSARGSALAYEVKLEKDLLAYRDSPLYTATRRQIGIDLLSLFSLEPRPDSAAGLEANGWTTTVHTPFDFTRRHGRGPLPEPNDALAGNRWVFAGRAGS, from the coding sequence ATGGCCGACACCGCACGTCGAGACTCCGGTGTGGAAGGTGTGGACGGCGGCGTCGGCCGGACCGCCCTCCTGGTCGCGGCGGCCCGGGCGATCGAGACCTACCGCCCCGACAGCCTGGCCCAGGACGTCCACGCGGAACACTTCGTCCTCGCCGCACCGGCGTCCGCGGGCTGGCCGGTCCGCATGTGGCAGGTTCCGGACGGCGACGCGAACCCGCTGTGGGGCCGGTTCGCGCGCTACTTCGGACTGCGGACCCGGGTTCTCGACGACTTCCTCCTCCGCGCGGTGCACGCGGACGGCGTCCGGCAGGTGGTGCTGCTGGGAGCCGGACTGGACACGCGCGCGTTCCGGCTCGCATGGCCCTCCGGGTGCGTGGTCTTCGAGATCGACAGGGAAGGCGTACTGGCGTTCAAGCACAAGGTGCTCGACGGACTGTCGGCCATACCGCGGACCACACGTGTACCGGTCGCCACCGATCTGCGCGCCGACTGGGCCGGCGCGCTGACAGACGCCGGCTTCGACCCGGCGGCGCCCACGGCCTGGCTGGTCGAGGGCCTGCTGTTCTACCTGCCGGGCGCGGCCGAGACCTACCTCGTGAACACGGTGGACCGGCTGAGCGCACGGGGGAGCGCGCTGGCGTACGAGGTGAAGCTGGAGAAGGACCTGCTGGCCTACCGCGACAGCCCGCTCTACACCGCGACGCGCCGACAGATCGGCATCGACCTGCTCAGCCTGTTCAGTCTGGAACCCCGGCCCGACTCCGCGGCCGGTCTGGAGGCCAACGGCTGGACCACGACGGTGCACACACCCTTCGACTTCACCCGCCGGCACGGACGGGGCCCGCTGCCGGAACCGAACGACGCGCTGGCCGGCAATCGGTGGGTGTTCGCGGGCAGGGCGGGGTCGTGA
- a CDS encoding YceI family protein — protein MGIFNRRQTATAEPTPPAGPGRSTASATTSTATLDPALRALTGRWTIDRPHSRIGFSVRHAMVTTVRGAFTEYDSMLHFDGARPTESHAEIVIRVASVDTGVEQRDAHLVGRDFFDVRRYPDMTFRSTSTLQENAESFRMTGDLTIRDTTRPVELQLDYLGSVMDPFGFERAGFDGTTTIDRRDWGLVYNQRLDAGGSMVSEKVRLQFDISAIRAS, from the coding sequence ATGGGTATCTTCAACCGTCGCCAGACCGCCACCGCGGAGCCGACGCCGCCTGCCGGACCCGGCCGGTCCACCGCCTCGGCCACGACGTCGACGGCCACGCTCGACCCGGCGCTGCGCGCGCTGACCGGGCGGTGGACCATCGACCGCCCCCACAGCCGGATCGGGTTCTCCGTACGGCACGCCATGGTCACCACCGTCCGGGGGGCCTTCACCGAGTACGACAGCATGCTCCACTTCGACGGCGCCCGCCCCACCGAGTCCCACGCCGAGATCGTCATCCGCGTCGCCAGTGTCGACACCGGGGTGGAACAACGGGACGCGCACCTCGTGGGCCGGGACTTCTTCGACGTGCGCCGCTACCCGGACATGACCTTCCGCAGCACCTCCACCCTGCAGGAGAACGCGGAGAGCTTCCGCATGACGGGAGACCTCACGATCCGTGACACGACCCGGCCCGTCGAACTGCAACTGGACTACCTCGGCTCGGTCATGGATCCGTTCGGCTTCGAACGGGCCGGGTTCGACGGCACCACCACCATCGACCGCAGGGACTGGGGCCTGGTCTACAACCAGCGGCTCGACGCGGGAGGCAGCATGGTGAGCGAGAAGGTCCGCCTGCAGTTCGACATCTCCGCGATCCGAGCCTCCTGA